The bacterium region AGGGATCGATCTCACCGTCACGGATGGTGCGGACCGCGCCGTCGCGCGCGCCGAGGACGCGGAGGTCATCGCCGCCTACGAAGTGCCCGCGTCGCTCGCCGCGCATACCCGCCGACTGCGGTGGATCCACGCGTTTACCGCCGGTGTCGATCAGTTCATGACGGTCCCCGGCATCGCGGACGGCGGCGTCACGCTCACGCGGACCGTCGGCGCCCACGGCGCCATGCCCGAACACGTCATGGCGCTGATCCTCGCATTTGCGCGCCGCCTGCACGTGAGCATCCGGAACCAGGCCGCGCACCGGTGGGACCGCGGGTCCGCGATCGGCGACGAGGTCGCCGGCCGGACGCTCGGCGTCCTCGGGCTCGGCCAGATCGGGCAGGCGCTCGCGTCGCGCGCGGCGGCGTTCGGCATGCGCGTCATCGGCACCCAGCGCTCCCCGCGACCGCTCCCCTTCGTCGACCGGGTATTCGCGCCGGACCGCCTCCTTGAGGTGCTCCACGAGGCCGACTACGTCGTCGTCTTGCTGCCGCTTACCGCGGAGACGCGGGGCTTGCTCGGCGAACCCGAGCTGCGGGCGATGAAACCGAGCGCGGTGTTGATCAACGTCGCCCGCGGCGCGATCGTGCAGGAACCGGCGCTGCTCGCGGCGCTCCGGCAGGGGTGGATTGCGGGAGCGGGGCTCGACGCGCTCGAGCAGGAGCCGTTGCCGCCCGAGCACCCCCTGTACGAGATGGAGCGCGCCATCATCACCCCGCACGTCGCCGGCGTCGCCCCGGCGTACTTCGACCGGGTGATCGCCGTCTTCTGCGAAAACCTCCGGCGGTACGTCGAGGGCGCACCGCTCCTCCACGTCGTGGACGTCGTGCGAGGCTACTGAAACGCACACGGCGCCACAGTCTCGCGCGACCGGCACCGCGGAATAACACGGGCGGGGCGGCCCCTCAGAGGACCGCCCCGCCCGGAATCGCTTGAAGACCGCGCCGGGCCGCGCCGCCCGGACGATCCTCGTTACGCTATGCCTGGATCGAGGGCTGGGACCGGCGCACCGAGCTCG contains the following coding sequences:
- a CDS encoding D-2-hydroxyacid dehydrogenase; this translates as MTHGPVLLIVPAPIPDQVRARLAESARTAAPGIDLTVTDGADRAVARAEDAEVIAAYEVPASLAAHTRRLRWIHAFTAGVDQFMTVPGIADGGVTLTRTVGAHGAMPEHVMALILAFARRLHVSIRNQAAHRWDRGSAIGDEVAGRTLGVLGLGQIGQALASRAAAFGMRVIGTQRSPRPLPFVDRVFAPDRLLEVLHEADYVVVLLPLTAETRGLLGEPELRAMKPSAVLINVARGAIVQEPALLAALRQGWIAGAGLDALEQEPLPPEHPLYEMERAIITPHVAGVAPAYFDRVIAVFCENLRRYVEGAPLLHVVDVVRGY